A region of Rhinoraja longicauda isolate Sanriku21f chromosome 1, sRhiLon1.1, whole genome shotgun sequence DNA encodes the following proteins:
- the LOC144598271 gene encoding apolipoprotein L6-like, giving the protein MTGHIRELQEIADSIDRYHKGATIANVTGSSVGVVGSVLTLAGIIAAPFTAGGSLILTAVGVSIGGAGVATNLTAGITEYAIRSEKQKRVDEIIRQYKNDRKEMSAHLKDIDSDPQFLSHLGEEENTECDYNESTTRDWVRNAVKAGLESGSISMKTCKVTASIMGKQVLSKSPGLSKLAKKLTTLSHDVRRTKYALETRKVKQLLYGTPLALSKTTRAFSGVAGALFIVWDIYSITKDSIDLSKGSKTEVAKKIRDEAQNIEDALNLYEDICQFLKRFLRKTE; this is encoded by the coding sequence ATGACAGGACACATACGTGAACTACAAGAGATTGCGGACAGTATTGATCGGTATCACAAAGGTGCCACAATTGCAAATGTCACAGGGTCGTCTGTAGGTGTTGTAGGAAGTGTGCTTACGCTTGCAGGAATAATTGCTGCTCCTTTCACTGCTGGCGGCTCCCTGATACTCACTGCTGTGGGAGTGAGCATAGGAGGAGCTGGTGTTGCCACTAACTTGACAGCTGGTATCACTGAATATGCTATACGGTCAGAGAAGCAGAAAAGGGTAGATGAGATCATCAGACAATATAAAAATGATCGGAAAGAAATGTCAGCACACTTGAAGGACATCGACAGTGATCCCCAGTTCCTGAGTCATCTTGGTGAGGAAGAAAATACAGAATGTGATTATAATGAAAGCACAACAAGGGATTGGGTCAGGAATGCAGTTAAAGCTGGATTAGAATCTGGTTCCATCAGCATGAAAACATGTAAAGTGACAGCATCAATCATGGGCAAACAAGTCTTAAGCAAATCTCCCGGCCTTAGCAAACTAGCTAAGAAATTGACAACTCTGAGTCACGATGTTCGAAGAACAAAGTATGCCCTGGAAACTAGAAAAGTGAAACAGCTGCTGTATGGAACTCCTCTAGCTTTGTCCAAAACTACAAGAGCTTTTTCAGGAGTTGCGGGAGCACTCTTCATCGTGTGGGATATCTACTCTATAACTAAGGATTCCATTGATCTGAGCAAAGGAAGTAAAACTGAAGTAGCTAAAAAGATACGAGATGAAGCTCAGAACATAGAGGATGCATTAAACCTGTATGAGGACATATGTCAGTTTCTAAAAAGGTTCTTGAGAAAGACTGAATAA